A window of Hymenobacter aerilatus contains these coding sequences:
- a CDS encoding Smr/MutS family protein has translation MQVGDRVRLLTGREEGIVTRLLDNDLVEVAIDNDFTIPVLRREVVVVAAEEQKAFGQTAAAVANERKAASTGAARAAQAAGEKPAPTAAAAKKGSSPTPPPAKIAKGLYLALVHQSPELLAVHVINNTDADALYTYGEERSDGTYRGLASDKLGPKAASKPLGHWHLKDFDKWPAVLVQLLPHQLNGTTAYELLSKRTQFKAATFYKSRQQAPVLQKEAYLFQLDEKPAAPLAPPTPEKLAETLKAQLSGDAPAKPAAVAPAPEPVKAIVAPPHELDLHIEALRPEGAEGLSNTAMLKLQMDTFEDALSRALATNMHEIVFIHGAGNGTLRKEIHKHLSRNKDIKFFEDARKEKFGYGATLVRLK, from the coding sequence ATGCAAGTAGGAGATAGAGTGCGGCTGCTGACCGGCCGCGAAGAAGGTATTGTTACCCGCCTGCTCGACAACGATCTGGTAGAAGTAGCCATTGATAATGATTTCACGATTCCGGTGCTGCGCCGGGAGGTGGTGGTAGTGGCTGCCGAGGAGCAGAAAGCCTTCGGGCAAACGGCGGCAGCCGTGGCCAACGAGCGCAAAGCCGCTAGCACCGGCGCTGCCCGCGCCGCGCAGGCCGCTGGCGAAAAACCCGCACCGACTGCGGCTGCGGCCAAGAAAGGCAGCAGCCCTACCCCACCACCCGCGAAGATTGCGAAGGGACTATACTTGGCTTTGGTGCACCAGTCGCCAGAGCTGCTAGCCGTGCACGTCATCAACAACACCGACGCCGATGCGCTCTACACCTATGGCGAGGAGCGCTCCGATGGCACCTACCGCGGCCTGGCCTCCGATAAGCTAGGCCCCAAAGCCGCCAGCAAGCCCCTGGGTCACTGGCACCTAAAGGATTTCGACAAGTGGCCGGCCGTACTGGTGCAGCTTCTCCCCCACCAGCTCAACGGCACCACAGCCTACGAGCTGCTGAGCAAGCGTACTCAGTTTAAAGCAGCTACCTTTTATAAAAGCCGTCAGCAAGCGCCAGTGCTCCAGAAGGAGGCCTATCTCTTCCAGCTCGACGAGAAACCCGCCGCGCCCCTTGCGCCCCCTACCCCCGAGAAGCTGGCCGAGACCCTAAAGGCCCAGCTTTCCGGCGATGCGCCCGCCAAGCCCGCTGCCGTGGCTCCCGCCCCTGAGCCCGTGAAGGCCATTGTGGCCCCGCCGCACGAGCTAGATCTGCACATTGAAGCCTTGCGCCCCGAGGGCGCTGAAGGTCTCAGCAACACAGCCATGCTCAAACTTCAAATGGATACGTTTGAGGATGCCCTGTCGCGGGCGTTGGCCACCAACATGCACGAAATCGTGTTTATCCACGGCGCTGGCAATGGCACACTGCGCAAGGAAATTCACAAGCACTTGAGCCGAAATAAGGACATCAAGTTTTTTGAGGATGCCCGCAAGGAAAAGTTTGGTTACGGTGCTACGTTGGTGCGGCTGAAGTAA
- a CDS encoding S8 family serine peptidase, with the protein MSSCSDEMAMPSDPVVATVTNDAKSADDVLPGQYIVVLKEDAVATTSADNYEGKVRKVKAKAYGLLKARGLNEQAVGHAYGHVLKGFSAKLTAAEAAALRMDASVAYIEQDQVISLGKPGGGGTAPAAQTIPYGIARVGYGDGTGKTAWVIDSGIDLDHPDLNVDVTRSRSFLTSGKGYTSPDDGNGHGTHVAGTIAARNNNIGVVGVAAGASVVAVRVLDSRGSGSNSGVIAGVDYVAANGKAGDVANMSLGGGVSQALDDAVLRASQGGVLFALAAGNETDNANNHSPARVNGPNIYTISAMNSSDSWASFSNFGNPPVDYCMPGVNIQSTWLGGGYNTISGTSMASPHMAGVLLLRGKSFTTSGTVKNDPDGNADPIAHL; encoded by the coding sequence TTGTCTTCTTGCTCCGACGAAATGGCAATGCCCTCGGACCCGGTAGTAGCCACCGTGACAAACGATGCAAAATCAGCCGATGATGTGTTGCCCGGGCAATACATTGTGGTGTTGAAAGAGGATGCCGTAGCTACCACTTCAGCCGACAACTACGAAGGCAAAGTGCGGAAAGTGAAAGCCAAAGCCTATGGTTTGCTGAAAGCGCGTGGGTTGAACGAGCAAGCGGTGGGCCACGCCTACGGTCACGTGTTGAAAGGCTTTTCGGCTAAGCTGACGGCCGCCGAGGCTGCGGCGCTACGTATGGATGCCAGCGTGGCGTATATAGAGCAAGATCAAGTGATTTCGCTGGGTAAACCAGGCGGTGGAGGCACTGCGCCAGCTGCCCAAACCATTCCCTATGGCATTGCACGGGTAGGCTACGGCGATGGTACCGGTAAAACAGCTTGGGTAATTGATTCCGGCATTGACCTAGACCACCCCGACCTAAATGTAGACGTCACGCGCAGCCGCTCATTCCTCACCAGCGGCAAAGGCTATACGTCGCCTGATGATGGCAACGGCCACGGCACGCACGTGGCGGGCACTATTGCGGCCCGCAACAATAATATTGGGGTGGTAGGGGTAGCAGCAGGTGCCTCAGTGGTGGCAGTGCGTGTGCTCGACTCGCGCGGGAGCGGCTCCAACTCCGGCGTTATTGCCGGCGTCGACTACGTAGCGGCCAACGGCAAAGCTGGCGACGTGGCCAACATGAGCCTGGGTGGCGGCGTATCGCAGGCCCTGGACGATGCCGTGCTACGCGCCTCGCAAGGTGGGGTACTGTTTGCCTTGGCCGCCGGCAACGAAACCGACAACGCTAACAATCACTCGCCCGCCCGCGTGAATGGACCCAACATCTACACCATCTCGGCCATGAACAGCTCCGACAGCTGGGCTTCCTTCTCCAACTTCGGCAACCCACCGGTGGACTACTGCATGCCTGGTGTGAATATTCAGTCTACCTGGCTAGGTGGTGGGTACAACACCATCAGCGGCACCTCTATGGCTAGCCCGCACATGGCCGGTGTGCTGCTGCTACGAGGTAAGAGCTTCACTACCAGCGGCACCGTGAAAAACGACCCCGACGGCAACGCCGATCCGATTGCGCATTTGTAG
- a CDS encoding alpha-amylase family glycosyl hydrolase — MKTLRLLWLLLAVLSGAPAAWAQVVTATPTFFRATEQVTLTFDATKGNAGMANYTGDVYIYTGVITNLSTTPSDWKHVKNTNGFGTPIAAEKMTALGNHRYSITFVPEDYYPGLKGSGEIVRQLAMVFRGANGTPEGKGAGNTDIFVDVSQTTALQASITSPATSNNNPVLVSGGSVAVTATASAAATLTLTLNGTQVAQQANATSLSATVAVTQPGINTLMLTATNGTTTVTDQRLLLVQPTITTAALPTGAKKDGVTYLNGGTSVVLSLTAPGKQSVYVIGEFNNWQPTAATLMKRTDANDAENGRWWVQIEGLTPGQEYAYQYLVDGSLRIADPYTEKVLDPNNDQYIPAVTYPNLKAYPTGKTTGIVSVLQTNQTPYTWTTTNFQRPARTNMVIYELLVRDFVARHDYKTVTDSLAYLQRLGVNVLELMPINEFEGNESWGYNPSFYFAPDKYYGTKNDLKKLVDECHRRGIAVVLDMVLNHSFGQSPMVQLYFDGNKPAANSPWFNQTAKHPANVGYDFNHESAYTRYFSKRVMQFWLEEYHIDGYRFDLSKGFTQRDVGTAENGATYDAWGQYDASRVAIWKDYHDYIASVSATAYPILEHLGSNDEEKALSAIGLMLWGNLHYNYKQAALGYSDGWDFNWGYYRQRDWMEPNLVTYMESHDEERLMFENLSYGNSNGTYSVKDLATALKRNEMAAAFFFTVPGPRLIWQFGEVGYEVSINENGRTGNKPIRWEYYRQADRRHLYDTYRALIALKKQPVFTAPTAFSQELTGQAKAIHLSNNDLSVTVLGNFGVTATTINPKFQQTGTWYNYLTSTPMNVADANATITLQPGEYFVYTSKPITKPANSVLPVKSAQAVSGLKLLASPNPTGGAATLYYELSAAVPTVTVTVQNMLGATVRTVPVAGRQTSGAHELALPVANLANGIYFVRLQAGTQQQTTRLVVQH; from the coding sequence ATGAAAACACTTCGACTCCTCTGGCTTTTGCTGGCTGTGCTGAGCGGCGCCCCCGCCGCCTGGGCGCAGGTGGTAACGGCTACGCCTACCTTCTTCCGCGCAACGGAGCAGGTAACGCTCACCTTTGATGCCACTAAAGGCAACGCCGGCATGGCCAACTACACCGGCGACGTATACATCTACACTGGCGTCATCACCAACCTGAGCACCACGCCCAGCGACTGGAAGCACGTGAAGAATACCAACGGCTTCGGTACGCCCATTGCGGCTGAAAAGATGACGGCACTGGGCAACCATCGCTACAGCATCACCTTCGTGCCCGAAGACTACTATCCTGGCCTGAAGGGTTCGGGCGAAATCGTGCGGCAACTGGCTATGGTGTTTCGCGGGGCCAATGGCACACCCGAAGGTAAAGGCGCTGGCAACACGGATATTTTCGTAGACGTGTCGCAGACTACGGCTTTGCAGGCCAGTATCACGTCGCCGGCCACGAGCAACAACAATCCGGTGCTGGTGAGCGGCGGCTCGGTAGCCGTGACGGCTACGGCCTCGGCGGCGGCTACCCTCACGCTCACGCTCAACGGCACGCAGGTGGCGCAGCAGGCCAACGCTACCTCGCTGTCGGCTACGGTGGCTGTCACGCAGCCCGGTATTAATACGCTGATGCTCACGGCCACCAACGGCACTACTACCGTTACGGATCAGCGCCTACTACTTGTGCAGCCTACCATCACCACGGCTGCCCTACCTACCGGCGCGAAGAAGGATGGGGTGACCTACCTGAACGGCGGTACTTCTGTTGTTCTGAGTCTCACGGCGCCCGGCAAGCAAAGCGTGTACGTAATTGGCGAATTCAACAACTGGCAGCCCACGGCCGCTACCCTAATGAAACGCACCGATGCCAACGATGCCGAGAATGGCCGCTGGTGGGTACAGATTGAGGGCCTCACGCCGGGCCAGGAATACGCCTACCAGTACTTGGTAGACGGCAGCCTGCGCATCGCCGACCCCTACACCGAGAAAGTGCTGGACCCCAACAACGACCAGTACATCCCGGCCGTGACCTACCCCAACCTGAAAGCCTACCCGACAGGCAAGACCACCGGCATTGTATCGGTGCTGCAAACCAACCAGACACCCTATACCTGGACTACGACCAACTTCCAGCGCCCGGCCCGCACCAACATGGTGATATACGAGTTGCTCGTGCGCGACTTTGTGGCCCGCCACGACTATAAAACGGTGACCGACTCGCTGGCCTACCTCCAGCGCCTGGGCGTGAACGTGCTGGAGCTGATGCCCATCAACGAGTTTGAGGGCAACGAAAGCTGGGGGTACAACCCCTCGTTCTACTTCGCCCCCGACAAATACTACGGCACCAAAAACGACCTTAAAAAGTTGGTTGACGAGTGTCACCGCCGCGGCATTGCCGTGGTGCTAGACATGGTGCTCAACCACTCCTTCGGCCAGTCGCCGATGGTGCAGCTGTATTTTGATGGGAATAAGCCCGCCGCGAACAGCCCGTGGTTCAACCAAACGGCCAAGCACCCCGCCAACGTAGGCTACGATTTCAACCACGAAAGCGCCTACACACGCTATTTCAGCAAGCGCGTGATGCAGTTTTGGTTGGAGGAATACCATATCGACGGCTACCGCTTCGACCTTTCGAAAGGCTTCACACAACGCGATGTAGGCACAGCCGAAAACGGCGCTACGTACGACGCCTGGGGTCAATATGATGCCTCACGCGTAGCCATCTGGAAGGACTACCACGACTACATAGCTAGCGTAAGTGCCACTGCCTACCCCATTTTGGAGCATTTGGGTAGCAATGACGAGGAGAAGGCGCTATCAGCTATTGGACTGATGCTGTGGGGTAATCTGCACTACAACTACAAGCAAGCCGCACTAGGTTACAGCGACGGATGGGACTTCAACTGGGGCTATTACCGGCAGCGCGATTGGATGGAGCCCAACCTCGTGACCTATATGGAAAGCCACGATGAGGAGCGCTTGATGTTCGAAAACCTAAGCTACGGCAACAGCAACGGAACGTACAGCGTGAAAGATCTGGCTACGGCTTTGAAGCGCAACGAGATGGCGGCTGCCTTCTTCTTCACGGTGCCTGGTCCACGCTTGATTTGGCAGTTCGGTGAGGTGGGGTACGAGGTAAGCATCAACGAAAACGGCCGCACCGGCAACAAGCCCATCCGCTGGGAGTACTACCGCCAGGCCGACCGTCGCCACCTCTATGACACCTACCGCGCCCTGATTGCGTTGAAAAAACAGCCGGTATTTACGGCGCCTACCGCCTTTTCGCAGGAGCTAACCGGGCAGGCCAAGGCCATTCACCTATCCAACAATGACCTGAGCGTGACGGTGCTCGGCAACTTCGGCGTGACAGCCACCACCATCAACCCCAAGTTTCAGCAAACTGGTACGTGGTATAACTACCTTACCAGCACGCCGATGAATGTGGCCGATGCCAATGCGACCATCACATTGCAACCCGGCGAGTACTTCGTGTATACCAGCAAGCCTATTACCAAGCCCGCCAACTCGGTGCTGCCTGTGAAGAGTGCGCAGGCAGTAAGCGGCCTCAAGCTGCTGGCCTCGCCCAATCCCACGGGTGGCGCCGCCACGCTCTACTACGAGCTAAGCGCCGCCGTGCCTACCGTCACCGTGACGGTGCAAAACATGCTGGGCGCCACCGTGCGCACGGTACCCGTAGCAGGCCGCCAGACCAGCGGTGCCCACGAGCTAGCCCTGCCTGTAGCCAACCTGGCCAACGGTATCTACTTCGTGCGCCTGCAAGCCGGCACGCAGCAGCAAACCACGCGCCTGGTAGTGCAGCACTAG
- a CDS encoding M1 family metallopeptidase, producing MFRTPSLASLLVLGSFAVQAQQPLPIPRNLADTYAKGTRAESGLPGPNYWQNTADYTIKVNFNPTTRLLKGTVDIAYQNNSPDSLRQLVFKLYPNIYQKGAPRDSRFSPADLTDGVQIEQLTINGQVTDESQRRIDATNMTVPVRQAIGPKQTARVTVAYSYTLNKGSHQRTGEVEPGAAFVAYFFPRIAVYDDIDGWNRIPYTGSAELYNDFCNFKADITVPKDFVVWATGTLTNTQQVLQKKYAQRLQDAERKDDIITIISAAEAKRKGITANNAQNTWHFEAQDVVDFVFATSDHYAWQASSLVVDPATKRRTRVDAAYNPKHKDFEEVVHFARRTVEAMSYTFPKWPFPYPHETVFDGLDQMEYPMMVNDNPTKTREDAITLTDHEIFHTMFPFYMGTNETKYGWMDEGWATIGEWIISPLIDPKVVDEYGVAPYARSAHTEQDMPIVTLTTQQSGVPFYLNSYPKPALGYLYVKDMLGDELFTKALHTYIRNWHGKHPMPYDFFNSMNAGAGQNMNWFWQRWFFDSGYPDLAIQTVTKQATGYQVVVAAKGTKPVPVDLTVTFTDGTTTKLHRSVAAWQSGNTSVTLDIPTNKTAKRMVLGSTYVPDSFPKDNVWEGR from the coding sequence ATGTTTCGCACCCCTTCTCTCGCTTCTCTTCTGGTGCTTGGCTCCTTTGCGGTGCAGGCCCAGCAGCCCCTACCCATCCCGCGCAACCTAGCCGACACCTACGCCAAAGGCACCCGCGCTGAAAGCGGCCTGCCTGGCCCTAACTATTGGCAGAACACCGCTGATTATACTATTAAGGTCAATTTCAATCCAACTACGCGCCTGTTAAAAGGCACCGTAGATATTGCCTACCAGAACAACAGCCCCGACTCGTTGCGGCAGTTGGTATTCAAGCTTTACCCTAACATTTACCAGAAAGGCGCGCCCCGCGACTCGCGCTTTTCCCCCGCCGACCTCACCGACGGCGTGCAGATTGAGCAGCTGACCATCAACGGCCAGGTCACCGACGAAAGCCAGCGCCGCATCGATGCCACCAACATGACGGTGCCCGTGCGCCAGGCCATTGGCCCCAAGCAAACGGCCCGCGTGACGGTAGCCTATTCCTACACCCTCAACAAAGGCTCGCACCAGCGCACTGGCGAAGTAGAGCCTGGGGCGGCCTTTGTGGCCTATTTCTTCCCGCGCATCGCGGTGTACGACGACATCGACGGCTGGAACCGCATTCCGTACACCGGCTCGGCGGAGCTCTACAACGACTTCTGCAACTTCAAGGCAGACATCACCGTGCCCAAGGATTTCGTGGTGTGGGCCACCGGCACGCTCACCAACACCCAGCAGGTATTGCAGAAGAAATACGCGCAGCGCCTGCAAGATGCGGAGCGGAAAGACGACATCATCACGATTATCAGCGCTGCCGAGGCCAAACGCAAGGGCATCACGGCAAACAACGCGCAGAATACCTGGCACTTTGAGGCCCAGGACGTGGTAGATTTCGTGTTTGCTACCTCCGACCATTATGCCTGGCAGGCCAGCAGCTTAGTGGTAGACCCCGCCACCAAGCGCCGCACCCGCGTAGATGCCGCCTACAATCCCAAGCATAAGGATTTTGAGGAGGTAGTACATTTTGCCCGCCGCACAGTGGAGGCCATGAGCTACACGTTTCCGAAGTGGCCCTTCCCCTACCCTCACGAAACCGTATTCGACGGCCTCGACCAGATGGAGTACCCCATGATGGTGAACGACAATCCCACCAAAACCCGCGAGGACGCCATCACCCTCACCGACCACGAGATCTTCCACACGATGTTCCCATTCTACATGGGCACCAACGAAACCAAGTACGGCTGGATGGACGAGGGTTGGGCCACCATCGGCGAGTGGATCATCTCCCCCCTCATCGACCCCAAGGTAGTGGACGAATACGGTGTGGCCCCCTACGCCCGCTCTGCCCACACCGAGCAGGATATGCCCATCGTCACGCTCACCACGCAGCAGTCGGGCGTGCCGTTCTACCTCAACTCCTACCCCAAGCCGGCGCTGGGCTACCTCTACGTGAAGGATATGCTTGGCGACGAGTTATTCACGAAAGCGCTACACACCTACATTCGCAACTGGCACGGCAAGCACCCCATGCCCTACGATTTCTTCAACTCGATGAACGCCGGGGCGGGCCAAAACATGAACTGGTTCTGGCAGCGCTGGTTTTTCGACAGCGGCTATCCTGACCTGGCCATCCAAACCGTGACCAAGCAAGCTACCGGCTACCAGGTTGTTGTAGCCGCCAAAGGCACCAAGCCCGTTCCTGTAGACCTCACCGTAACCTTCACAGACGGCACCACCACCAAATTGCACCGCTCCGTAGCCGCATGGCAGTCCGGCAATACCTCCGTCACGCTGGATATCCCTACCAACAAAACGGCCAAGCGCATGGTGCTGGGTAGCACCTACGTGCCGGATAGCTTTCCGAAGGATAATGTGTGGGAGGGTAGGTAG
- a CDS encoding N-acetylglucosamine kinase, with amino-acid sequence MIIIADGGSTKTNWCLIDNAGTRIYFNTEGYNPYFINTQGIIESLEKSLPDNLDLPAISEVYYYGAGCSTPEKVETVAAAMRHVFKQSEVYVGHDLLAAARALLGLEKGFAAILGTGTNTALYDGKDVTLNIDSLGYFLGDEGSGSFIGKRLLRDYMRGYLPDGLQEAFKQQYELDNEEIFDRLYNQPLPNRFLASFAKFAYDHNNVSYCRDIVLEGFNTFFDNLVVHYPNYQEYTFNCIGSVGYNFRDALTQAAKNHGMEVGKIIRSPIDDLVTYHTVLAKK; translated from the coding sequence ATGATCATCATCGCTGACGGCGGCTCCACTAAAACCAACTGGTGCCTAATCGACAATGCAGGCACACGCATTTATTTCAACACCGAAGGCTACAACCCTTACTTCATCAACACCCAGGGAATCATTGAGTCGCTCGAAAAAAGCCTGCCCGATAACCTGGACCTGCCGGCCATCAGTGAGGTGTATTATTACGGTGCCGGGTGTTCTACCCCGGAGAAGGTAGAAACCGTAGCTGCGGCCATGCGCCACGTGTTTAAGCAGTCGGAAGTGTATGTGGGCCACGATCTGCTGGCGGCAGCCCGTGCGCTGCTGGGCCTGGAAAAGGGCTTTGCCGCTATTTTGGGTACGGGCACCAACACCGCCCTCTACGATGGCAAAGACGTAACGCTGAACATTGACTCTCTAGGCTATTTCCTGGGCGACGAAGGTTCAGGCTCGTTCATTGGCAAGCGCCTGTTGCGCGATTACATGCGCGGCTACCTACCCGATGGCCTCCAAGAGGCCTTCAAACAGCAGTACGAACTCGACAACGAAGAAATCTTCGACCGTCTCTACAACCAGCCCCTCCCCAACCGCTTCCTGGCCAGCTTCGCTAAGTTTGCCTACGACCACAACAACGTGAGCTACTGCCGCGACATCGTACTGGAAGGCTTCAACACGTTCTTCGACAACTTGGTGGTGCACTACCCCAACTATCAGGAATACACCTTCAACTGCATCGGCTCGGTGGGCTATAACTTCCGCGATGCCCTCACGCAGGCGGCCAAAAACCACGGCATGGAAGTCGGCAAAATCATCCGCTCCCCTATTGATGACCTAGTAACGTACCACACGGTACTCGCCAAGAAATAG
- a CDS encoding DUF2279 domain-containing protein: MSLPHLPVQAQVVAGLRTQPYRSAFSYTAPTPVPQLTLPDSVRQARLNRRLPLLAGGLVVTYAGLTYGLSKAWYTGERSSFHWFNDFPEWKQMDKAGHFWGAFHESRGAVDMLRWAGLDDRKAIWYGGFVGFLLQSPIEILDGHDPKYGASATDLAANFLGSVGLIGQQLAWNEVRIMPKVSFRTTRYAPMRPNVLGRSFAERLLKDYNGQTYWLAVDVGAFMPATSRWPRWLQPAVGYGAQQMVYNDANANAALGLRAYRQYYLSLDVDLRHIPTRSKLLRRVFYVASIFHLPAPALEYSNRRGLVLHGLYH, encoded by the coding sequence TTGAGCCTACCTCACCTGCCAGTACAAGCACAGGTGGTTGCCGGGTTGCGCACGCAGCCCTATCGTTCTGCTTTTTCTTACACGGCGCCTACCCCCGTTCCGCAGCTTACCCTACCCGATTCAGTGCGGCAAGCCCGCCTTAACCGCCGCCTACCCCTGTTGGCCGGTGGACTGGTCGTTACTTACGCGGGCCTTACTTATGGCCTCAGCAAAGCCTGGTACACGGGCGAGCGGAGCAGCTTTCATTGGTTCAATGATTTTCCGGAGTGGAAGCAGATGGACAAAGCCGGCCATTTCTGGGGGGCCTTTCACGAGAGTCGGGGTGCCGTGGACATGTTGCGCTGGGCGGGTCTTGACGACCGTAAGGCTATCTGGTACGGCGGCTTTGTGGGATTCTTACTGCAAAGCCCTATCGAAATTCTTGATGGCCACGACCCTAAGTACGGCGCCTCGGCCACCGATCTGGCGGCTAATTTCCTGGGCTCGGTGGGGCTGATTGGGCAGCAGCTGGCCTGGAATGAGGTGCGCATTATGCCTAAAGTATCCTTCCGAACCACGCGCTACGCGCCCATGCGCCCCAACGTACTGGGCCGCTCATTTGCCGAGCGTCTGTTGAAAGACTACAACGGCCAGACCTATTGGCTGGCCGTAGATGTAGGTGCCTTTATGCCTGCCACCTCGCGCTGGCCCCGCTGGCTACAGCCGGCAGTGGGCTACGGTGCCCAGCAAATGGTCTACAACGATGCCAACGCCAACGCCGCCCTGGGCCTGCGCGCCTACCGCCAATACTACCTTTCCCTCGACGTAGACCTCCGCCATATTCCTACCCGCAGCAAACTATTGCGCCGCGTGTTCTACGTAGCCAGCATTTTCCACCTGCCCGCGCCGGCTCTGGAATACAGCAACCGGCGCGGCCTGGTGTTGCACGGGCTGTATCATTAG
- a CDS encoding c-type cytochrome has translation MKSPFLIVAFALLSLPALAQKKPATPTSKPGTAAVSGVVLASGKKVYTQNCLTCHMADGGGVQNMNPPLTKTSYVLGDKTRLINVLLNGMEDQDIDGESYQNAMPAHDFLTDQQIADVLTYVRNSFGNKASAVQAAEVKTARAAKKK, from the coding sequence ATGAAGTCTCCCTTCCTGATTGTTGCTTTTGCGCTGCTTTCCCTACCCGCTTTAGCCCAGAAGAAGCCTGCTACGCCTACCTCAAAGCCGGGCACCGCTGCCGTGTCGGGGGTGGTATTGGCATCGGGCAAGAAAGTGTACACGCAAAACTGCCTGACCTGCCACATGGCCGATGGTGGCGGCGTGCAGAACATGAATCCGCCCCTTACGAAGACGAGCTACGTACTGGGCGATAAAACCCGCCTCATCAACGTGCTGCTCAACGGTATGGAAGACCAAGATATCGACGGCGAATCCTACCAAAATGCGATGCCCGCCCACGACTTCCTGACCGATCAGCAGATTGCCGACGTGCTTACCTACGTGCGCAATAGCTTCGGCAATAAAGCCAGTGCCGTGCAGGCCGCAGAAGTGAAAACTGCCCGCGCTGCAAAGAAGAAGTAG